A single window of Mycobacterium sp. ITM-2016-00318 DNA harbors:
- a CDS encoding dolichyl-phosphate-mannose--protein mannosyltransferase, whose amino-acid sequence MPVADFGPVDRLNGWVMTAVVTSLAAMTRFLNLRSPTDAGTPIFDEKHYAPQAWQMLHNNGLEDNPGYGLVVHPPVGKQLIAFGEALFGYNGLGWRFTGAVLGVIGIALVARTVRRISRSTMVGAIAGLLLISDGVNFVASRTALLDGFLAFFVIAAFGALIVDRDQVRERMHVALLEGRIGETPLGPRLGVRWWRFGAGVLLGLACATKWSGLYFIVFFGLMTLAFDVAARRQYRVPRPWAGMLRRDLGPAVYALGLIPCGVYLASYAPWFASETGVNRYEVGQSIGPGGFLPDAIRSLWHYTHAAYRFHAGLTNADGNHHPWESKPWTWPMSLRPVLYAIDQDNVPGCGAQSCVKAVMLVGTPAMWFIAVPVLGWALWRAFVKKDWRYGAVLVGYSAGFLPWFADIDRQMYFFYAATMSPFLVMAIALSCGDILHQPNQNAERRTLGLIVVSCYVALVITNFTWMYPILTGLPISQSTWNLQIWLPSWR is encoded by the coding sequence ATGCCGGTCGCCGATTTCGGGCCCGTCGACCGCCTCAACGGCTGGGTGATGACAGCGGTTGTCACCTCGCTGGCCGCGATGACGCGGTTTCTCAACCTGCGTTCGCCCACAGATGCGGGCACGCCGATTTTCGATGAGAAGCACTACGCCCCCCAGGCCTGGCAGATGTTGCACAACAACGGCCTCGAGGACAATCCCGGTTACGGGCTTGTCGTGCACCCGCCGGTCGGCAAGCAGCTGATCGCCTTCGGCGAGGCCCTCTTCGGCTACAACGGCCTCGGCTGGCGGTTCACGGGTGCGGTGCTCGGGGTCATCGGGATCGCGCTGGTGGCGCGCACCGTGCGGCGGATCAGCCGCTCGACGATGGTCGGTGCGATCGCCGGGCTGCTGCTGATCTCCGACGGGGTCAACTTCGTGGCGTCGCGGACGGCGCTACTGGACGGCTTCCTCGCCTTCTTCGTGATCGCGGCGTTCGGCGCGTTGATCGTCGACCGGGACCAGGTGCGGGAACGCATGCACGTCGCACTGCTGGAAGGTCGGATCGGCGAAACGCCGTTGGGACCGCGGCTCGGCGTTCGCTGGTGGCGCTTCGGCGCAGGTGTTTTGCTCGGATTGGCCTGTGCGACAAAGTGGTCCGGGCTGTACTTCATCGTGTTCTTCGGGCTGATGACGCTGGCGTTCGATGTCGCGGCCCGTCGGCAGTACCGCGTGCCGAGGCCGTGGGCGGGAATGCTGCGCCGCGACCTCGGGCCGGCCGTCTACGCGCTTGGCCTGATTCCGTGCGGTGTCTACCTGGCGTCGTATGCGCCGTGGTTCGCGTCGGAGACGGGGGTCAACCGGTACGAGGTCGGCCAGTCGATCGGGCCTGGCGGATTTCTGCCCGACGCGATCCGGTCGCTGTGGCACTACACGCACGCGGCGTACCGGTTTCACGCCGGGCTGACCAACGCCGACGGCAACCACCACCCGTGGGAGTCCAAGCCGTGGACATGGCCGATGTCGTTGCGCCCCGTGCTGTATGCGATCGACCAGGACAACGTCCCAGGGTGCGGCGCGCAGTCGTGCGTGAAGGCCGTGATGCTGGTCGGCACGCCCGCGATGTGGTTCATCGCAGTGCCGGTGCTCGGCTGGGCGCTGTGGCGGGCGTTCGTGAAGAAGGATTGGCGATACGGCGCTGTGCTTGTGGGCTACAGCGCGGGCTTTCTGCCGTGGTTCGCCGACATCGACCGGCAGATGTACTTCTTCTATGCCGCGACGATGTCGCCGTTCCTCGTGATGGCGATCGCACTGAGCTGCGGCGACATTCTGCACCAGCCGAACCAGAACGCCGAGCGGAGAACGCTGGGCCTGATCGTGGTCAGTTGTTATGTGGCGCTGGTGATCACGAACTTCACGTGGATGTACCCGATTCTGACGGGCCTGCCGATCTCGCAGTCGACATGGAACCTGCAGATCTGGCTGCCCAGCTGGCGCTGA